Within the Artemia franciscana unplaced genomic scaffold, ASM3288406v1 Scaffold_1327, whole genome shotgun sequence genome, the region ttttctccACTGTGAATTCTCATATGCACAGCCAAATAGGACTTACtagaaaattcctttttgcATGTTgcacattcatatggtttttctccACTGTGAAATCTCATATGCACAGCCAAATGGGACTtggtagaaaatttctttttgcatgctTCGCATTCATAGGGTTTTTCTCCATTGTGAGTTTTCATATGCTTAGGCAAACTGGACTTGatagaaaattccattttgcaTATTTCACATCCATAGGGTTTTTCACCAGTGTGCGTTCTCCTATGGTCAGTCAAAGCAAACTGTGAAgacaatttctttttgcatatgtcacattcatatggtttttcaccaGTATGGGTTCTCATATGACTAGCCAAAATGGACTTGgtggaaaatttctttttgcatgtttcacattcatatAGTTTTTCTCCACTGTGAATTCTCATATGCACAGCCAAATGGGACTTTctagaaaatttacttttgcatgtttcacattcatatggtttttcaccaGTGTGCGTTCTCATATGCCCAGTCAAAACAGACTTTGAAgacaatttctttttgcatacgtcacattcatatggtttttcatCAGTATGGGTTCTCATATGACTAGCCAAATAGGACTtggtagaaaatttctttttgcatgtttcacattcatatggtttttctccACTGTGAATTCTCATATGCACAGCCAAATGGGACTTTctagaaaatttacttttgcatgtttcacattcatatggtttttcaccaGTATGGGTTCTCATATGACTAGCCAAAATGGACTttctagaaaatttaattttacatgtTTCACATTCAAATAGTTTTTCTCCACTGTGAATTCTCATATGCACAGCCAAGTTGAACTTCGAAGATAACTTCTTTTTGCATTCTTCACATTCAtagtatttttttccattttgagtTCTCATATGCCTAGCCAATCTGTGCTTCAAAGGAATTTGTTTTTCGCAGTCCAGTTGTAAGTCTTCTTGGTATGTAAAATCGGTCACTCCAGTCATAAGCTGGGAATCTGGGTCAAGATCAAAGTTTCCAAAACTTAGTGCCATATCACTAAAGGTATAATGCTTGTTGTGTATATTTGTACTTGTTATTAGCATACTTATATTACTACTTGCTTTTCAAAAGTAGACTGATGGATCTTCCTAGacaacacttgtttttatgCTATGAATGACGTCACTGAAATAGATTATGGTATAAATTTTTATGTGACGTCATTTACGGATCTAATATGAACGCAGCCTTTTATATTAGTCGATGAAGTCATTAAGATACTGATGTATACAATAGTGACGTCATTCACATgtcttttccccaaaaattaaggcTCTGGACGAATTTTCTGAAACTCGTGACATATATAGATCGATTTTTAGGCCTGAACATCTTAAGGTATCagctttccccccccccaaaaaaaaaaactatatatatatatatatatatatatatatatatatatatatatatatatatactagctgttgggatggcgcttcgcgccaccccaacacctggttggtgggggcgcttcgcgccccccaagccccccgtgcgcgtaagtcgttacgcgccatattagttacgcgccattgtagttgtgtccctgtgtcccacctatgaatatagatagatttatatatgtgtttcaaactacgtaaaaattgcgaatatacaacattcttggctttcccattgtctgtccatatacaaagccgtatgtactaataatgacgtcatatgcaaacgctctttttacaaacaaaccaacatgcatacacacaactcgtttttatatagatagatagatagatagatacaatacaaattaactacgtaaaacttgtgaatatacaacagtcttcgctgtcccattgtctgtgcgtataaatagattgtcaggtttaccgaccctcaaagatgcaacatacaattgtacattggtaaagcaatctgtattaagatctataccgcatttttctagtgattgcccttgagctttgttgatggtggttgcaaatgctaatcgaattgggaattgcaatcttttaaattgaaaaagcagatccgttggaatcatgggaatgcgagtaataagaacagcctcaccctcataaggccctgtcaagattgtggcatctattaggttttccattgtttttttttttacggcaagtcgcgtgccattgcaaagctttggtgggttgatatttcttaaaagtattattggtacgcctatttttagttgtagcaggtgtggtggacaccctgaaggatctatggaatttaaaaattcagatggataattaaccgcttcatttggttccgaaatacaaattaactgcgtaaaacttgcgaatatacaacattcttcgctgtccaattctcgctgcatataaatagattgtcaggtttaccgaccctcgaacatgcaacgtacaattgtccatgggaaaaacaatcagtattaagatcaataccacatttttctaatgattgaccttgagctttgttaatggtgattgcaaatgctaatcgaattgggaattgcaatcttttaaattgaaaaggcagatctgttggaatcatgggaatgcgaggaataagaacagcctcaccctcaaaaggccctgtcaggattgtggcctctattaggttttccattgttttttttacggcaagtcgagtgccattgcaaagctttggtgggtttatgttacgtaacaatattattggtacgcctatttttagttgtagcacgtgtggtggaaaccctgaaagatctatggaatttaaaaattcagatggataattaaccgcttcatttggttccaaaactgtgtcgactgacttgtaaaggactgcctggtcttgaatcttggtcaaaacaatattgttgatttcgtggacgtctatatttttgggtgcgagaatcgctctttcacttagccatttattatttttataattttttagaatattcggaaatactttttcaatcaattcatttttggacgtcactaaattacagaaatcagcaggtagttgtatacgtcctgaaattgagtctactgggagctttccgtttcccattgccagcaattgatctgaaaatggttgaccagagtcatcgttttgcaatcggacacgcatatttgtagttaattttaatgtttttacgtgtgcccataaattagaatttttcaggcaagcattcatttcgtctgcaggagttgatctaggtattataggtaatgtttgcctgaaatctcccgcaagcaatattaaggtgctgccaaagggtttcgacttccctcgcaaatctttcaagcattgatccagagcctcgagcgattttttgtgtgccattgtgcactcatcccaaataataagtttgcattgctgcaatactttacccatcccagatgatttggaaatattgcacgtgggagtttctgtagaatgcaagttcagaggcaatttcaaagcggaatgagcagttcttccaccaggcagcaatgttgcggctattccggacgacgcaattgccaacgctatatcatttttagatcgaattgatgccagaatcagttttatcacaaacgttttaccagtacctcctggcgcatccaaaaagaaaatttctccaacgttgttatcgacacaatgcattatcgtatcataaatgtctttttgttccgacgttaacttggaaatgttattttgtacatacgacaatagatcactcgtactgtaactttgttcacgatccaattctacacatgtcgaaacagcagcgatacggttaggtgaaggcattcccaaaccctgaagaggtttgtttgccatacttatgcaaaaatcttctataacaactaaagtgtagttataaatttctggtgtaaaatcaaaagtcatgtctgacgtctctaactgttttcgatgaagtatatcttcggacatttttgacttatatttttcccataaatctgtaggagctgatggagagcaagttgttaaaatgatgccaaacaatgtacgaatttgacttggggttgacgtttcgcacgcgtcattgatgcagttatcccagtgttggtcattctccaataacttcagagcttggcatgcactacggtaagtgtcatgtatagtaccatttacagtcctcaaatactcaaaggatgtcggaccgggtacattcaccaaaaacaggcgtagaaagaagcattcatgttgattggggtgaacggtgtagagtcttcctatcgtggtatctttgaagatggtaggttggccgtcgactgacttaccctgttttcgacgttcaaatactttatttttagtattccacgcgtaatacgaaggcacttcagtatacagcagttttttcgcaaaagaatcatttttgcaaagcgaaaaaaaagctgttaatgttgtatccggtggattcaggactctttgttgcacgttggtttccgtgaaataaacacgttgaccattctgtaaatgtaccgctaagtgaacaacagctggactacgttcatgtatcggaaatgaaagaattcgccaaacagcttcattactgcttatgtatcttccagcctgatattctacgatttcatcgaaatctttgatttcggactgcaagccaaaaactgccatgtcactgcctttgttgacgtatttacatatgtatttgattgcctttacggagttacagtattcaacgtttatgtgtgcattaaatgtttttgataataaaggggaatatggaacaacccactggttatctacttcgatggtggtaccgttacgcttctttattattgctgttttaccgccatcttcagtagatcttcttctatattgtgggtaaccatcattgccagtaattgttttgggtactaaaagtcgaggatattgctttgtgcaccttcctttggccatgcatggtgaattttcgttcagtgcaccgcaaggtccatgtatcatattttttacaataatatcatgtaaccccttatcgacatttttatcaggtatttcagtggaaatcacatcatcaatttcgtttgaagtaatttttttatgtagccagattagtatatgtgcgtgtggcagacctcgtttttgccattccactgagtacatccagcatcgcactgacccaaacacttcatgttttacaaggtagtttatcagtgatttcaacttttgccggaagacacgtgccgtaatgtcatgcctatgaaccgccgattgtccttgaagtaaaagctgcaatatctcgtcccaagattgattacatgtaaatgtaataaataaatctggacgaccatagagacgaacatacgcaatagcatcttgagcatattcatgcatatgacggggactgccaacatatgacgaaggtaaaattgttaatcttccaacgtttgtggtattaccgtcatttataactgcatctcgcaaatgaatgtattgttcagagcggagcttggtctgattcaggcggatatatagcaaacgttctgattcaattttagcatacatatccacgacgaattggtgaaacaattcacggcattttaaaatataattttcttcatcctgccgaatcattagtctataggaataataatgcattgcactgcatttcttattcatttctttgttagtggctggattcatcaatttaatattaaagtgatagccgtcggctccatcccaaaaaatgataggatattgtagggcatcgtagcatcgatgagtttcagcaattcttaacaactgagcgtttcgcttatgtagaataatatctcgaggtaaaaactgatcaccgaccataacgattgccacttcgtcgatagtcggagcattgtatctacgcagaggttggccaggaggcgttttgtcagcggaaataacaattttatgagtatcagtaggcatcaaatcgatggctgttttgaacagacgcactaacttattattttcgtggaaaagatgttgcaattgggaaacgattgtcctttcaacgttgggagaaatttcgcaacgtgcattcaattcagaatttctatcactgatgaagtacaattgtaaaaatttatgattctcgcctgagaatggtagaagggaccctgctttatgataaatttgcccttttactttgaaagtagacataaattgatctggattttcgatttgggctccaaacgacgtcatttggaaacatgagttgtattgtctgatttttgacaaaaaacgcttagattctgacgtagttccagtaaggaaagtcttcaatggctctggtggtgcagccaatagaggaagtttaacttttcctgaggcgcaacacattcccattgtttcaccattgaatttcaaggccttgcaatagggacaaattttagacattgtcccgatttgaacacatctactcaagctataatcatcgactgggttgtacctgaatgccaggcgataactttcagattgctctgattcctcggtacgctttcttttcttactttctctatcagcagcaagcctgtttccctgctggtcttttgattcctcggcacgccttcttttttcactttctcttttagcagcaagtctgcttctgcgtt harbors:
- the LOC136042467 gene encoding zinc finger protein 583-like, whose amino-acid sequence is MLITSTNIHNKHYTFSDMALSFGNFDLDPDSQLMTGVTDFTYQEDLQLDCEKQIPLKHRLARHMRTQNGKKYYECEECKKKLSSKFNLAVHMRIHSGEKLFECETCKIKFSRKSILASHMRTHTGEKPYECETCKSKFSRKSHLAVHMRIHSGEKPYECETCKKKFSTKSYLASHMRTHTDEKPYECDVCKKKLSSKSVLTGHMRTHTGEKPYECETCKSKFSRKSHLAVHMRIHSGEKLYECETCKKKFSTKSILASHMRTHTGEKPYECDICKKKLSSQFALTDHRRTHTGEKPYGCEICKMEFSIKSSLPKHMKTHNGEKPYECEACKKKFSTKSHLAVHMRFHSGEKPYECATCKKEFSSKSYLAVHMRIHSGEKPYECETCKKKFSSKSYLARHMRTHDPMDVKQTLWM